The Kineococcus mangrovi genome includes a window with the following:
- a CDS encoding DUF4124 domain-containing protein has product MRMMKKAFLCLVASTSILTLSASPSLAGTSAVIADQAPTGGIFSATSVWRTDVSKASLNPDSPALVNNVVEQVAANYGTAAFNVNQYGTSIYTVDSTQRRVDVVWNNCQRKPYTPSGLLGEGGQFSQVPIPSNAVPAAGTDGQLTIYSPETDQLWEFWKAKRVKGTWQACWGGRIDGVSTSPGYFDGYWGAAASGLAVSGGSVLIGDAQAGVIDHALSLQLVDVQESSTFSWPAQRSDGTDTAADAIPEGLRFRLDPAVNVDALKLTPIAKAIAKAAQKYGFIVTDRAGAVAVVAESPSAVKADTGVNPWTGLMQGKPSYAIMKNFPWDRLQALPVDYGAPAGHVRP; this is encoded by the coding sequence GTGCGCATGATGAAGAAGGCGTTCCTCTGCCTCGTCGCCTCCACCAGCATCCTCACCCTGTCCGCTTCCCCCTCCCTCGCGGGAACCTCCGCCGTCATCGCGGACCAGGCCCCGACCGGGGGGATCTTCTCGGCGACGAGCGTGTGGCGGACCGACGTCAGCAAGGCCTCGCTGAACCCGGACTCCCCCGCACTCGTGAACAACGTGGTCGAACAGGTCGCGGCCAACTACGGCACGGCGGCTTTCAACGTGAACCAGTACGGCACCAGCATCTACACCGTCGACTCCACGCAACGACGGGTGGACGTGGTGTGGAACAACTGCCAGCGGAAGCCGTACACGCCGAGCGGTCTCCTGGGTGAGGGTGGGCAGTTCTCCCAGGTGCCGATCCCCAGCAACGCCGTTCCCGCCGCCGGGACCGACGGGCAACTCACCATCTACTCGCCCGAGACCGACCAGCTCTGGGAGTTCTGGAAGGCCAAGCGCGTCAAGGGGACCTGGCAGGCGTGCTGGGGCGGTCGCATCGACGGGGTCTCCACGAGCCCGGGGTACTTCGACGGGTACTGGGGCGCGGCCGCGTCCGGCCTGGCCGTCTCCGGCGGGTCGGTCCTCATCGGTGACGCGCAGGCGGGGGTGATCGACCACGCGTTGTCCCTGCAACTGGTGGACGTGCAGGAGTCGAGCACTTTCAGCTGGCCCGCGCAGCGCAGCGACGGCACCGACACCGCAGCTGACGCGATCCCCGAGGGCCTGCGCTTCCGGCTGGACCCGGCCGTGAACGTCGATGCCCTCAAGCTGACGCCGATCGCCAAGGCGATCGCCAAGGCCGCCCAGAAGTACGGCTTCATCGTCACCGACCGGGCCGGGGCGGTCGCGGTGGTCGCCGAGAGCCCCAGCGCGGTGAAGGCCGACACGGGGGTGAACCCGTGGACGGGGCTGATGCAGGGCAAGCCCAGCTACGCGATCATGAAGAACTTCCCCTGGGACCGGCTGCAGGCGCTCCCCGTGGACTACGGCGCACCCGCGGGGCACGTCCGCCCGTGA
- a CDS encoding glycosyltransferase family 2 protein yields MTTPPETVADVTVVMPAMNRAHLIGRALESIAEQTVRPREVIVVDDASTDDTVAVAREHGATVIELPVNGGSGPARNRGIEAATTEWIAFLDSDDAWHPDHLERVLASSVGHVLVAGAGSSTGGRLLGNAWRRDVELTSIDLVAPGDLVCTSGTIVRKQALVDAGLFRPLRRAQDLDMWVRVLQQGSGLALAEPTFTYHLHEQQAINDTELMRECYTRIVEHCAEQSWFSAADVDRAFTKWHWDDLRTAQAGRDVGAVAHHAGWFVRRPHTWSSLSKLLRGRRLSRTRG; encoded by the coding sequence ATGACCACTCCCCCCGAGACCGTGGCGGACGTCACGGTCGTCATGCCCGCGATGAACCGCGCCCACCTCATCGGTCGTGCGCTCGAGAGCATCGCCGAGCAGACCGTGCGTCCGCGCGAGGTCATCGTGGTGGACGACGCCTCCACCGACGACACGGTGGCCGTGGCCCGCGAGCACGGCGCGACCGTGATCGAACTGCCGGTCAACGGAGGGAGCGGCCCGGCCCGGAACCGGGGCATCGAGGCCGCGACCACCGAGTGGATAGCCTTCCTGGACAGCGACGACGCCTGGCACCCCGACCACCTCGAGAGGGTGCTGGCGTCGTCGGTCGGTCACGTCCTCGTCGCCGGCGCGGGCAGTTCCACCGGAGGACGGCTGCTGGGGAACGCCTGGCGCCGTGACGTCGAACTGACGTCCATCGACCTGGTGGCACCGGGTGACCTGGTCTGCACGAGCGGGACGATCGTGCGCAAGCAGGCCCTGGTGGACGCCGGACTGTTCCGACCGCTGCGCCGGGCGCAGGACCTGGACATGTGGGTGCGCGTCCTGCAGCAGGGCTCGGGTTTGGCCTTGGCCGAGCCCACCTTCACCTACCACCTGCACGAGCAGCAGGCGATCAACGACACCGAGCTCATGCGGGAGTGCTACACCCGGATCGTCGAGCACTGCGCGGAGCAGTCCTGGTTCTCGGCCGCCGACGTCGACCGGGCGTTCACGAAGTGGCACTGGGACGACCTGCGGACCGCTCAGGCCGGTCGTGACGTCGGTGCGGTCGCCCACCACGCCGGGTGGTTCGTCCGGCGACCGCACACGTGGAGTTCGCTGTCCAAGCTGCTGCGGGGTCGGCGTCTGAGCAGGACCCGCGGCTGA